A region from the Geobacillus vulcani PSS1 genome encodes:
- the cysS gene encoding cysteine--tRNA ligase encodes MSSIRLYNTLTRKKEPFEPLEPNKVKMYVCGPTVYNYIHIGNARAAIVFDTIRRYLEFRGYDVTYVSNFTDVDDKLIKAARELGESVPVIAERFIEAYFEDIQALGCKKADIHPRVTENIDTIIEFIQALIDKGYAYEVEGDVYYRTRKFREYGKLSHQSIDELQAGARIEVGEKKDDPLDFALWKAAKEGEISWDSPWGKGRPGWHIECSAMARKYLGDTIDIHAGGQDLTFPHHENEIAQSEALTGKPFAKYWLHNGYLNINNEKMSKSLGNFVLVHDIIRQIDPQVLRFFMLSVHYRHPINYSEELLESARRGLERLKTAYGNLQHRLQASTNLTDNDEEWLSRLADIRASFIREMDDDFNTANGIAVLFELAKQANLYLQEKTTSEKVIAAFLREFEQLADVLGLTLKQEELLDEEIKALIQKRNEARKNRNFALADRIRDELRAKNIILEDTSQGTRWKRG; translated from the coding sequence ATGAGCAGCATACGGCTTTATAATACGCTGACACGAAAAAAAGAACCGTTTGAGCCGTTGGAGCCGAACAAGGTGAAAATGTATGTGTGCGGCCCGACGGTGTATAACTATATTCATATCGGCAATGCTCGGGCCGCCATCGTTTTTGACACGATCCGCCGCTATTTGGAGTTCCGCGGCTATGATGTGACGTATGTATCGAACTTTACCGATGTTGATGACAAGCTGATCAAAGCGGCTCGCGAGCTCGGCGAGAGCGTTCCGGTGATCGCCGAACGGTTCATTGAGGCGTATTTTGAGGACATTCAAGCGCTCGGCTGCAAAAAAGCGGATATCCATCCGCGCGTGACCGAAAACATTGATACGATTATCGAATTCATTCAGGCGCTCATTGACAAAGGATATGCCTACGAAGTCGAAGGCGATGTGTATTACCGGACGCGCAAGTTCCGCGAATACGGCAAGTTGTCCCATCAATCGATCGATGAGCTGCAAGCTGGGGCGCGCATTGAAGTTGGCGAGAAAAAGGACGATCCGCTTGATTTTGCCCTTTGGAAAGCGGCGAAAGAAGGAGAGATTTCATGGGACAGCCCATGGGGGAAAGGGCGGCCCGGTTGGCATATCGAATGTTCGGCGATGGCGCGCAAATATTTGGGCGATACGATCGATATCCACGCCGGCGGCCAAGATTTGACGTTTCCGCACCACGAAAACGAAATCGCCCAGTCAGAAGCGCTGACCGGCAAACCATTCGCGAAATATTGGCTGCACAATGGGTATTTAAATATTAACAACGAAAAAATGTCGAAGTCGCTTGGCAATTTCGTGCTTGTTCACGATATCATCCGGCAGATCGACCCGCAAGTGCTGCGGTTTTTCATGCTGTCGGTGCATTACCGCCATCCGATCAACTACAGCGAAGAGCTGCTTGAGAGCGCGCGGCGCGGGCTCGAGCGCCTGAAGACGGCGTACGGCAATTTGCAGCATCGCCTGCAGGCAAGCACGAACTTAACGGACAATGACGAGGAATGGCTGTCGCGCCTTGCTGACATCCGCGCCTCGTTCATCCGCGAAATGGACGACGATTTCAACACCGCGAACGGCATTGCTGTATTGTTTGAATTGGCGAAACAGGCCAACTTGTACTTGCAGGAAAAAACGACATCCGAGAAGGTCATTGCCGCGTTTTTGCGCGAGTTCGAGCAGCTGGCGGACGTACTGGGGCTTACCTTGAAACAGGAGGAGCTGCTTGATGAGGAAATCAAGGCGTTGATCCAAAAACGCAATGAAGCCCGGAAAAATCGCAATTTTGCCTTGGCTGACCGCATTCGTGACGAGTTGAGAGCCAAAAACATTATTTTGGAAGACACGTCGCAAGGAACGAGATGGAAACGGGGATAA
- the cysE gene encoding serine O-acetyltransferase, giving the protein MFRTLKEDIEVIFEQDPAARSYLEVILTYSGLHAIWAHRIAHALYKRKFYFLARLISQISRFFTGIEIHPGAKIGRRFFIDHGMGVVIGETCEIGDNVTVYQGVTLGGTGKEKGKRHPTIKDNCLIAAGAKVLGSITIGENSKIGAGSVVLKDVPPNSTVVGIPGRVVVRDGVKVKKDLNHTDLPDPIADRFRELEEEIARLKSELEALKQQERKNEYEQHTAL; this is encoded by the coding sequence ATGTTCAGAACGTTAAAAGAGGACATTGAGGTCATTTTTGAGCAAGACCCTGCGGCGAGAAGCTATTTGGAAGTCATTTTAACGTATTCCGGTCTGCATGCCATTTGGGCGCATCGGATCGCCCACGCGCTTTACAAGCGGAAATTTTATTTCCTTGCCCGCTTGATTTCGCAAATCAGCCGCTTTTTCACCGGCATTGAAATCCATCCGGGCGCGAAAATCGGCCGCCGCTTTTTCATCGATCACGGCATGGGCGTGGTGATCGGCGAAACGTGCGAAATCGGTGACAACGTCACTGTCTATCAAGGCGTAACATTGGGTGGTACCGGAAAGGAAAAAGGAAAGCGGCACCCGACGATCAAAGACAACTGCTTGATTGCAGCGGGAGCGAAAGTGCTCGGATCGATTACGATCGGAGAAAACTCGAAAATCGGCGCCGGATCGGTCGTGCTGAAAGACGTACCGCCCAATTCGACCGTCGTCGGCATTCCGGGCCGCGTCGTTGTGCGCGACGGGGTGAAAGTGAAGAAAGATTTAAACCATACCGACCTGCCCGACCCGATCGCCGACCGGTTCCGGGAGCTTGAAGAGGAAATCGCTCGGCTGAAAAGCGAGCTTGAGGCATTGAAACAACAAGAAAGGAAGAACGAGTATGAGCAGCATACGGCTTTATAA
- the gltX gene encoding glutamate--tRNA ligase, whose amino-acid sequence MAKDVRVRYAPSPTGHLHIGGARTALFNYLFARHHGGKMIVRIEDTDIERNVEGGEQSQLENLKWLGIDYDESIDKDGGYGPYRQTERLDIYRKYVNELLEQGHAYKCFCTPEELEREREAQRAAGIAAPQYSGKCRHLTPEQAAELEAQGKPYTIRLKVPEGKTYEFYDLVRGKVVFESKDVGGDWVIVKANGIPTYNFAVVIDDHLMEISHVFRGEEHLSNTPKQLMVYEYFGWEPPQFAHLTLIVNEQRKKLSKRDESIIQFVSQYKELGYLPEAMFNFFALLGWSPEGEEEIFTKDELIRMFDVSRLSKSPSMFDTKKLTWMNNQYIKKLDLDRLVELALPHLVKAGRLPADMTDEQRQWARDLIALYQEQMSYGAEIVPLSELFFKEEIDYEDEARQVLAEEQVPAVLSTFLEIVRELEPFTADEIKAAIKAVQKATGQKGKKLFMPIRAAVTGQTHGPELPFAIQLLGKKKVIERLERALQEKF is encoded by the coding sequence ATGGCAAAAGACGTGCGCGTGCGCTATGCGCCGAGCCCGACCGGCCATTTGCATATCGGCGGAGCGCGGACAGCGTTGTTTAACTATTTATTTGCCCGCCATCACGGCGGAAAAATGATCGTCCGCATCGAGGATACGGATATTGAACGGAACGTCGAAGGCGGCGAACAGTCGCAGCTTGAAAATTTAAAATGGCTTGGCATTGATTATGACGAATCGATTGACAAAGACGGCGGCTACGGGCCGTACCGGCAAACGGAACGGCTTGATATTTATCGAAAATATGTGAATGAATTGCTTGAACAAGGTCATGCGTACAAATGTTTTTGCACGCCGGAAGAGCTCGAGCGCGAGCGGGAGGCGCAGCGGGCGGCCGGCATCGCCGCTCCGCAGTACAGCGGCAAATGCCGCCATTTGACGCCGGAGCAAGCAGCAGAGCTTGAGGCGCAAGGGAAGCCGTATACGATCCGCCTGAAAGTGCCGGAAGGGAAAACGTACGAATTTTATGATTTAGTGCGCGGCAAAGTGGTGTTTGAGTCGAAGGACGTCGGCGGCGATTGGGTGATTGTCAAGGCGAATGGCATTCCGACATACAATTTCGCTGTTGTTATCGACGACCATTTAATGGAAATCAGCCATGTGTTTCGCGGTGAGGAGCATTTGTCCAATACGCCGAAGCAGCTCATGGTATACGAATATTTCGGCTGGGAGCCGCCGCAGTTCGCGCACTTGACGTTGATCGTCAACGAGCAGCGGAAAAAGCTGTCGAAGCGCGATGAATCGATCATTCAGTTCGTCTCACAATACAAAGAGCTTGGCTATTTGCCAGAAGCGATGTTCAACTTTTTCGCGTTGCTTGGCTGGTCGCCGGAAGGGGAGGAAGAAATTTTTACGAAAGACGAACTGATCCGCATGTTTGATGTCTCCCGGCTGTCCAAATCGCCGTCCATGTTTGATACGAAAAAGCTGACATGGATGAACAACCAATATATCAAAAAGCTCGACCTTGACCGGCTTGTGGAGCTGGCCTTGCCGCATTTAGTGAAAGCCGGACGCCTGCCGGCCGATATGACGGATGAACAGCGGCAATGGGCGCGCGATTTAATTGCCTTGTATCAAGAGCAAATGAGCTACGGGGCGGAGATCGTCCCGCTGTCTGAGCTGTTCTTTAAAGAAGAAATCGACTACGAGGACGAGGCGCGTCAAGTGCTGGCTGAAGAGCAAGTGCCGGCTGTGCTTTCCACCTTCCTTGAAATCGTGCGTGAGCTTGAGCCGTTTACGGCAGACGAGATCAAAGCGGCCATTAAAGCCGTGCAAAAGGCGACCGGGCAAAAAGGGAAAAAGTTGTTTATGCCGATCCGCGCGGCGGTGACTGGGCAAACGCACGGGCCGGAGCTGCCGTTTGCCATTCAGCTGCTCGGCAAGAAAAAGGTGATTGAGCGGCTGGAGCGGGCGTTGCAAGAAAAATTTTAA
- the ispF gene encoding 2-C-methyl-D-erythritol 2,4-cyclodiphosphate synthase produces MFRIGQGFDVHQLVEGRPLIIGGVTIPYEKGLLGHSDADVLLHAVADACLGAIGAGDIGRHFPDTDPRFKDADSAELLAHVWALVRQEGYALVNADCTIIAQKPKMAPYIEEMKRVIARLLEADHSQVNVKATTTEKLGFTGRGEGIAAQAVVLLQKS; encoded by the coding sequence ATGTTTCGCATTGGACAAGGGTTTGACGTCCATCAGCTTGTCGAAGGGCGTCCGCTGATCATTGGCGGCGTCACCATTCCGTATGAAAAAGGGTTGCTCGGCCACTCCGATGCCGACGTGCTGCTTCATGCGGTGGCGGACGCATGCCTTGGGGCGATCGGCGCCGGGGACATCGGCCGACATTTTCCGGACACGGACCCGCGCTTTAAAGATGCCGACTCGGCTGAGCTGTTGGCGCACGTATGGGCGCTTGTTCGGCAGGAAGGGTACGCGCTAGTGAACGCCGACTGCACGATCATCGCGCAAAAGCCGAAGATGGCGCCGTATATTGAAGAAATGAAGAGGGTGATCGCCCGGCTGCTCGAGGCCGATCACTCGCAAGTCAATGTGAAAGCGACGACGACGGAGAAGCTCGGATTCACTGGGCGGGGGGAAGGCATTGCCGCCCAAGCAGTCGTCTTGCTGCAAAAAAGCTGA
- the ispD gene encoding 2-C-methyl-D-erythritol 4-phosphate cytidylyltransferase, translating into MKYEAIVLAAGQGKRMNAGMNKQFLELGGEPLIVRTLKVFDGDERCAGIVLVVNPAERHRFEQLLERHRIRKVMAFANGGRERQHSVYNGLQALQGEEIVLIHDGARPFVRVHHLHELVNAAVQYGAAIPAVRVKDTIKKANGLFVEQTIDRSSLWAVQTPQAFRLSLIMEAHEAAKQAGYLGTDDASLVERIGKPVKIIEGDYRNIKLTTPEDLLVAEAILASRTAE; encoded by the coding sequence ATGAAGTATGAAGCGATCGTATTGGCGGCCGGACAAGGAAAGCGGATGAACGCCGGCATGAACAAGCAGTTTCTTGAACTTGGCGGCGAACCGCTCATCGTTCGGACATTGAAAGTGTTTGACGGCGACGAGCGGTGCGCCGGCATTGTGCTCGTCGTCAACCCGGCCGAACGGCACCGGTTTGAGCAGCTGCTTGAACGCCATCGCATCCGCAAAGTCATGGCGTTTGCCAACGGCGGACGGGAGCGGCAGCATAGCGTCTATAACGGATTGCAGGCGCTCCAGGGGGAGGAGATTGTTCTCATCCATGACGGCGCCCGCCCGTTTGTCCGCGTTCATCATTTGCACGAGTTAGTGAACGCCGCCGTTCAGTACGGAGCGGCCATCCCGGCCGTGCGGGTGAAAGATACGATTAAAAAAGCGAACGGTTTGTTTGTCGAGCAGACGATTGATCGTTCCAGCTTGTGGGCGGTGCAAACGCCACAAGCTTTTCGTCTGTCTTTGATCATGGAAGCGCACGAAGCGGCGAAACAGGCCGGATATCTTGGTACGGACGATGCCAGCCTTGTGGAACGAATCGGCAAGCCGGTAAAGATCATTGAAGGGGATTATCGTAATATTAAGCTGACGACGCCCGAGGACCTTTTGGTTGCTGAGGCGATTTTAGCAAGCCGTACGGCTGAATAG
- a CDS encoding PIN/TRAM domain-containing protein — protein MVKRIVQLFFLAVGGTLGAMFLPDLLKLMKVSGMPLLDHSYTLAVLGAVVFFLLTFWLVDYVVDMIRWVEETLVKAPAADVLFGSLGLIFGLIIAFFVVMPLQSFHIQVLNTVLPIFLTVLLGYLGFRVGLKKRNELMNLFSLSNRMAKKKGGEAENESSKGGAVKILDTSVIIDGRIADICQTGFLEGPLVIPRFVLEELQHIADSSDVLKRNRGRRGLDILNRIQKEMAMKVEIYEADFSDVQEVDSKLVKLAKQLQGVVVTNDFNLNKVCELQNVRVLNINDLANAVKPVVLPGEELNVHVIKDGKEHNQGVAYLDDGTMIVVEDGKEYIGKRVDVLVTSVLQTSAGRMIFAKLKLLQKAL, from the coding sequence ATGGTCAAACGTATTGTGCAATTATTTTTCCTCGCCGTAGGCGGAACGTTAGGCGCCATGTTTTTGCCTGACTTGCTCAAGCTGATGAAAGTAAGCGGCATGCCGCTTCTTGATCATTCGTATACGCTGGCGGTATTGGGAGCGGTTGTTTTCTTTTTGCTGACGTTTTGGCTTGTTGATTATGTCGTCGACATGATTCGCTGGGTGGAGGAAACGCTGGTGAAGGCGCCGGCCGCCGACGTGCTATTTGGCAGTCTCGGGCTGATTTTCGGTCTTATTATCGCGTTTTTCGTTGTCATGCCGTTGCAATCGTTTCACATTCAAGTGTTGAATACGGTGTTGCCCATTTTTTTGACGGTGTTGCTTGGGTACTTAGGGTTTCGCGTCGGCTTAAAGAAACGGAATGAGTTGATGAACTTATTTTCCTTGTCCAACCGCATGGCGAAGAAAAAAGGTGGAGAAGCCGAAAACGAATCGTCAAAGGGCGGTGCCGTGAAAATTTTGGATACGAGTGTCATCATCGACGGGCGGATTGCAGACATTTGCCAAACTGGTTTTTTGGAAGGGCCTCTTGTCATCCCGCGGTTTGTGCTCGAAGAATTGCAGCATATCGCCGATTCGTCCGACGTGCTCAAGCGGAACCGCGGCCGCCGCGGCTTGGATATTTTGAACCGCATCCAAAAAGAAATGGCGATGAAAGTGGAAATCTATGAAGCGGATTTCAGCGACGTCCAGGAGGTCGACAGCAAACTCGTCAAGCTGGCAAAGCAGCTTCAAGGCGTTGTCGTGACGAACGATTTCAATTTAAACAAAGTATGTGAGCTGCAAAACGTGCGTGTTTTGAATATCAACGATTTGGCGAACGCCGTCAAACCGGTGGTGCTGCCGGGTGAAGAGCTGAATGTGCACGTCATTAAAGATGGGAAGGAGCATAACCAAGGCGTGGCCTATTTGGATGACGGGACGATGATCGTCGTTGAAGATGGCAAAGAATATATCGGCAAACGGGTTGACGTTTTAGTCACCAGCGTGTTACAAACATCTGCGGGGAGAATGATTTTCGCCAAGCTGAAACTGTTGCAAAAAGCGTTGTAG
- the radA gene encoding DNA repair protein RadA, with translation MAKKRTKFVCQECGYESAKWLGRCPGCQTWNSFVEEIEQEKPTVRGAFLHSERGGSAKPVPITTVEAAQEPRMKTNSVELNRVLGGGIVKGSLVLIGGDPGIGKSTLLLQTSAQLAAAGHKVLYVSGEESVKQVKLRAERLRAECDQLYVLAEADLEYIVTSVETIQPACVIIDSIQTVYRTDITSAPGSVTQVRECTAELMKLAKTKGIAIFIVGHVTKEGAIAGPRLLEHMVDTVLYFEGERHHTYRILRAVKNRFGSTNEIGIFEMRDIGLKEVENPSEVFLEERSRGAAGSTVVAAMEGTRPVLVEIQALVSPTSFGNPRRMATGLDHNRVSLLMAVLEKRVGLLLQNQDAYLKVAGGVKLDEPAIDLAVAVSIASSFRDRPTNPTDVIIGEVGLTGEVRRVSRIEQRVQEAVKLGFSRIIVPKNNLAGWQPPKGVHVIGVSHVAEALEHTMC, from the coding sequence ATGGCGAAGAAGAGAACGAAATTTGTTTGCCAAGAGTGCGGATACGAGTCGGCCAAATGGCTTGGACGATGTCCGGGATGCCAAACATGGAATTCGTTTGTTGAGGAAATTGAGCAGGAAAAACCGACTGTGCGCGGCGCATTTCTTCATTCGGAGCGGGGGGGTTCGGCCAAACCGGTCCCGATTACAACCGTGGAGGCGGCGCAAGAGCCGCGCATGAAAACGAACAGCGTGGAGCTCAATCGTGTGCTTGGCGGTGGAATCGTCAAAGGTTCGCTTGTTTTGATCGGCGGCGATCCTGGCATTGGCAAATCAACGTTGCTTTTGCAAACATCGGCGCAGCTCGCCGCCGCCGGGCATAAAGTGCTGTATGTCTCCGGCGAGGAGTCGGTCAAACAAGTAAAGCTGCGCGCTGAGCGCCTTCGCGCCGAGTGTGACCAACTGTATGTGTTGGCGGAAGCAGATTTGGAATATATTGTAACATCGGTTGAAACGATTCAGCCCGCCTGTGTGATCATCGATTCGATTCAGACAGTGTATCGCACCGACATCACCTCTGCGCCGGGCAGCGTCACCCAAGTGCGCGAATGCACGGCCGAGCTGATGAAGCTGGCGAAAACGAAAGGCATTGCCATTTTTATCGTCGGCCATGTGACGAAAGAAGGGGCGATCGCCGGGCCGCGTCTGCTCGAACATATGGTGGACACCGTTCTCTATTTTGAAGGGGAGCGGCATCATACGTATCGCATTTTGCGGGCGGTGAAAAACCGTTTTGGCTCAACGAACGAAATCGGCATTTTTGAGATGCGCGACATCGGGCTTAAGGAAGTGGAAAACCCATCAGAAGTGTTTTTAGAAGAACGGTCGCGCGGGGCGGCTGGCTCGACGGTCGTGGCGGCGATGGAAGGGACGCGTCCGGTGCTCGTCGAAATCCAGGCGCTCGTCTCGCCGACGAGCTTCGGCAACCCAAGGCGAATGGCGACCGGCCTTGATCATAACCGGGTATCGCTTTTGATGGCTGTGCTTGAAAAGCGAGTTGGTCTGCTGTTGCAAAACCAGGATGCTTACTTGAAAGTGGCGGGCGGCGTGAAGCTTGATGAACCGGCGATTGATTTGGCGGTCGCCGTGAGCATCGCCTCAAGCTTTCGCGACCGGCCGACGAATCCAACGGACGTCATTATCGGCGAAGTCGGCCTGACCGGAGAAGTGCGCCGCGTCTCCCGCATCGAACAGCGGGTGCAGGAGGCGGTAAAATTAGGCTTTTCCCGCATCATTGTGCCGAAAAATAATTTAGCCGGCTGGCAGCCGCCAAAAGGCGTTCATGTGATCGGCGTTTCGCATGTGGCCGAGGCGCTTGAGCATACAATGTGTTAA
- the clpC gene encoding ATP-dependent protease ATP-binding subunit ClpC, with protein sequence MMFGRFTERAQKVLALAQEEAIRLGHNNIGTEHILLGLIREGEGIAAKALMALGLGPDKIQKEVESLIGRGSEVSHTIHYTPRAKKVIELSMDEARKLGHSYVGTEHILLGLIREGEGVAARVLNNLGVSLNKARQQVLQLLGSNESMSGHGGGASHVSTPTLDSLARDLTAIAREGRLDPVIGRSKEIQRVIEVLSRRTKNNPVLIGEPGVGKTAIAEGLAQQIVNNEVPETLRDKRVMTLDMGTVVAGTKYRGEFEDRLKKVMDEIRQAGNIILFIDELHTLIGAGGAEGAIDASNILKPALARGELQCIGATTLDEYRKYIEKDAALERRFQPIYVEEPTVEESIQILKGLRDRYEAHHRVSISDEAIVQAVKLSDRYITDRFLPDKAIDLIDEACSKVRLRSFTAPPKLKELEQKLEEVRKEKDAAVQSQEFEKAASLRDMEQRLREELEETKRAWKEKQGQENLEVTVEDIAAVVSSWTGIPVSKLAETETERLLKLEEILHSRVVGQDEAVKAVAKAVRRARAGLKDPKRPIGSFIFLGPTGVGKTELARALAEAMFGDEDALIRIDMSEYMEKHSTSRLIGSPPGYVGYEEGGQLTEKVRRKPYSVVLLDEMEKAHPDVFNILLQVLEDGRLTDSKGRTVDFRNTIIIMTSNVGADALKRNKYVGFNIQDGNQQYKDMKSKVMDELKKAFRPEFLNRIDEIIVFHSLEKDHLKQIVRLMADTLVKRLKEQDIDLELTEAAIEKIAAEGFDPEYGARPLRRALQKHVEDRLSEELLKGTIAKGQKVVVDVKDGEFVVLSKQAVV encoded by the coding sequence ATGATGTTTGGCAGATTTACGGAACGAGCGCAAAAAGTGCTGGCGCTGGCGCAGGAAGAAGCCATTCGCCTCGGTCATAACAATATCGGCACAGAACATATTTTGCTCGGCCTCATCCGCGAAGGCGAAGGGATCGCTGCTAAGGCGCTCATGGCACTTGGGCTCGGCCCTGATAAAATCCAAAAAGAAGTTGAATCGCTCATCGGCCGTGGCAGTGAAGTGTCGCATACGATCCACTATACGCCGCGGGCGAAAAAAGTGATTGAGCTGTCGATGGATGAAGCGCGGAAGCTCGGCCATTCATACGTTGGCACAGAACATATTTTGCTTGGGTTGATCCGCGAGGGCGAAGGGGTGGCCGCCCGCGTGCTGAACAACTTGGGAGTAAGCTTGAACAAAGCGCGCCAACAAGTGTTGCAGCTGCTTGGCAGCAATGAGTCGATGTCAGGTCATGGCGGCGGCGCCTCGCATGTGAGCACGCCGACGCTTGACAGCCTTGCCCGCGACTTGACAGCGATTGCCCGCGAAGGGCGGCTGGATCCGGTCATCGGTCGCAGCAAAGAAATTCAGCGCGTCATTGAAGTGTTAAGCCGGCGGACGAAAAACAATCCGGTGTTGATTGGCGAGCCAGGTGTTGGGAAAACGGCCATTGCTGAAGGGTTAGCCCAACAAATTGTCAATAACGAAGTGCCAGAAACGCTGCGCGACAAGCGGGTCATGACGCTCGATATGGGGACGGTTGTCGCCGGAACGAAATATCGGGGGGAATTTGAAGACCGACTGAAAAAAGTGATGGATGAAATTCGCCAAGCGGGCAACATTATCTTGTTCATCGACGAACTGCATACATTGATTGGCGCCGGTGGGGCGGAAGGAGCGATCGACGCGTCGAACATTTTGAAACCGGCGTTGGCGCGCGGGGAGCTTCAATGCATCGGCGCGACAACGCTCGATGAGTACCGGAAATATATTGAAAAAGATGCCGCGCTTGAACGCCGCTTTCAGCCGATTTACGTTGAGGAACCGACAGTGGAAGAATCGATCCAAATTTTAAAAGGGCTGCGTGATCGGTATGAAGCGCATCACCGCGTTTCGATTTCCGACGAGGCGATTGTGCAAGCCGTCAAATTGTCTGACCGCTACATCACCGACCGTTTCTTGCCGGATAAGGCGATCGATTTGATCGACGAGGCTTGCTCGAAAGTGCGCCTTCGTTCGTTCACGGCACCGCCGAAATTGAAAGAACTTGAACAAAAGCTTGAGGAAGTGCGGAAAGAAAAAGATGCGGCGGTGCAAAGCCAAGAGTTTGAAAAGGCGGCGTCGCTGCGCGATATGGAGCAGCGGTTGCGCGAAGAACTAGAGGAAACGAAACGGGCATGGAAAGAAAAACAAGGCCAAGAAAATTTGGAAGTGACGGTCGAAGACATCGCCGCGGTCGTCTCGAGTTGGACCGGCATTCCAGTGTCGAAGCTCGCCGAAACGGAAACGGAGCGGCTGCTCAAGCTGGAAGAAATTTTGCATTCGCGTGTCGTCGGCCAAGATGAGGCGGTCAAAGCCGTCGCCAAAGCGGTGCGCCGCGCCCGTGCGGGACTGAAAGACCCGAAACGCCCGATCGGTTCGTTCATTTTCCTTGGTCCGACTGGCGTTGGGAAAACGGAGTTGGCACGCGCCTTGGCAGAAGCAATGTTTGGCGACGAAGACGCCCTTATTCGAATCGATATGTCTGAGTATATGGAAAAACACTCGACATCGCGGCTCATCGGGTCCCCGCCGGGGTATGTCGGTTATGAAGAAGGCGGCCAGCTGACGGAAAAAGTGCGCCGCAAGCCGTATTCGGTTGTCCTGTTGGATGAGATGGAAAAAGCGCATCCGGACGTGTTCAATATTTTGTTGCAAGTGTTGGAAGATGGGCGGCTGACTGACTCGAAAGGGCGGACGGTCGACTTCCGCAACACGATCATTATCATGACATCCAACGTCGGCGCCGATGCGTTGAAACGAAACAAGTACGTTGGCTTCAACATCCAAGACGGGAACCAGCAATACAAAGATATGAAAAGCAAAGTGATGGATGAGCTGAAAAAAGCATTCCGTCCAGAGTTTTTAAACCGGATCGACGAAATCATCGTCTTCCATTCGCTCGAAAAAGACCATCTCAAACAAATCGTCCGGTTGATGGCTGATACGCTCGTGAAGCGGCTAAAGGAGCAAGACATTGATCTTGAACTGACGGAGGCCGCCATTGAAAAAATCGCCGCTGAAGGGTTCGACCCAGAATACGGTGCCCGCCCGTTGCGCCGCGCCCTGCAAAAGCATGTTGAAGATCGTTTATCCGAAGAATTGTTAAAAGGTACGATCGCCAAAGGGCAAAAAGTCGTCGTGGATGTCAAAGACGGGGAGTTTGTCGTATTGTCAAAACAGGCGGTCGTGTAA
- a CDS encoding protein arginine kinase produces MSFEKFFNTAVSAWMSQEGPDSDIVLSSRIRLARNIVDFRFPTLFSSEEAMQIITLFERTFAHRSYGGAGRFELLKMSELQPIEKRVLVEKHLISPHLAEDSPFGACLLSENEEISIMINEEDHIRIQCLFPGLQLAEALEAASELDDWIEGYVNYAFDERLGYLTSCPTNVGTGLRASVMMHLPALVLTQQINRIIPAINQLGLVVRGTYGEGSEALGNIFQISNQITLGKSEEDIVADLHTIVQQLIAQERAARQALVKTLGIQLEDKVFRSYGILANCRVIESKEAAQCLSDVRLGIDLGYIKNISRNILNELMILTQPGFLQQYAGGALRPEERDVRRAALIRERLKMEERRKMEGDER; encoded by the coding sequence ATGTCGTTCGAGAAGTTTTTCAATACGGCTGTCAGCGCGTGGATGAGCCAAGAGGGGCCGGATTCGGACATCGTCTTAAGCAGTCGCATCCGGTTGGCGCGCAACATTGTTGACTTTCGTTTTCCAACGTTGTTTAGCAGTGAAGAAGCGATGCAAATCATCACGTTGTTTGAACGGACGTTTGCCCATCGTTCTTACGGAGGGGCAGGCCGTTTCGAGTTGTTGAAAATGTCGGAGCTTCAGCCGATTGAAAAACGGGTATTGGTAGAAAAACACTTAATTAGCCCGCATTTGGCTGAGGATTCGCCGTTTGGCGCCTGCCTGCTCTCGGAGAACGAGGAAATCAGCATTATGATTAACGAAGAAGACCATATTCGCATCCAATGCCTGTTCCCAGGTCTGCAGCTTGCTGAGGCGCTCGAGGCGGCGAGCGAATTGGACGATTGGATTGAAGGGTATGTCAACTATGCCTTTGACGAGCGGCTTGGTTATTTAACGAGTTGCCCCACCAATGTCGGGACAGGATTGCGGGCTTCGGTGATGATGCATCTTCCGGCGCTTGTGCTGACGCAGCAAATTAACCGCATTATTCCTGCCATCAACCAGCTTGGGCTCGTTGTCCGCGGAACATACGGAGAAGGGAGCGAAGCGTTAGGAAATATATTCCAAATTTCCAACCAGATCACGCTTGGGAAATCGGAGGAAGACATTGTTGCTGATTTGCATACGATCGTCCAGCAACTGATCGCCCAAGAAAGAGCGGCTCGTCAGGCATTAGTGAAAACTTTGGGCATACAATTAGAAGACAAGGTGTTCCGTTCGTACGGCATACTGGCCAACTGCCGCGTCATCGAATCGAAAGAAGCGGCGCAATGTCTGTCCGATGTTCGCTTAGGGATTGATCTAGGATATATCAAGAACATCTCGCGCAACATTTTAAATGAGCTGATGATTTTGACGCAGCCAGGATTTTTGCAGCAATATGCCGGCGGAGCGCTTCGTCCTGAAGAACGGGACGTCCGCCGCGCGGCGCTGATCCGGGAGCGTTTAAAGATGGAGGAACGAAGAAAGATGGAGGGTGATGAACGATGA